The genomic segment ACGGCTTTCCGGGACGATATCCGCAAGAACCTCCGAGTCGCAGAGGTATATCCCAACATACCCGGCTCATGGACGCGACTGGGCTTGGCCTACTACGGTGCGGGTCAATATGAGCAGGCTATCGAGGCTGCTAACGAGGATATGGCTCGACATCCTGCCGAGACCAGTGCCAGTGTCCATCGCGTCATCGGGATGGCTTACCACAAGATGAAACGCATCGATGACGCCATCGAGGCCCTGCAAAAATCGCTGGAAGCCGATCCGCACAGCTATCGGACGCATCGTCACCTCGCCGAGGTCTACAGAGAGGCAGGGCGGACGGACGAGGCCATGGCCCACTATCGTCACGCTCTGGCACTGGCTCCGATGTACGAGCCGGCACTGCTCGGGCTTGGCCAGATGCTCCAAACCGCAGGTCAGGCGGACGAGGCGGTGCCCCTCTATGAGCGCGTGCTGAAGGACAACCCTTTTCATCTGACGGCCAACCTTGCGATGGCNNNNNNNNNNCGCCAGCTTCCAGAAACCGTCGCCATGGCCATGATGGCCGAGATCGAGATCGGCCGCTCGCAGTACAACCTGGCCGCCGCCCGCCTGCAGAAGTTGCTCTCGTATGCCCCTGAATCCTGGACGGCCTGGACCAACCTGGGGGTGTGCCAGGTCAACCTCGGCCAGCCCGGCCGTGCCCTTGAATCTTACCGAACGGCACTCTCCATCAACCCCCAGGCCGAAGCCGCGGCTCTCAATCTGGCCGGTCTTCTCATCAGCAGAGGGCAGGGTCCCGAGGCCGCAAGGATCCTTGTTCGGGCTCTGGCCGACACATCAGACCGCCAGACACTCTGGACCGCTTATGATCTCCTGGTCGAAGGCGGTCAACTTGCGGCGGGTGCCGATCTCTGGGCCGGCTCTCTGAGGCGTGAGCCCGATGCCGCCGACCTCAAGTGCTCGCTGGCCTGGGCGCTGCTCTTGCGACAGCAATCAAATGAGTCGCGAAAGCTGCTGAACGAATGTGCGGGGCGGCTTGAGAATGATCCCGTTTTTGACGCAGCCCTCGCCATGCTGGCTTTGGGCGACGGCGATCCGAGTCCGGCCGTCAAGTGGGTCGAATCGGCCGCTCGGGCAGAAGAAGGTCCGCGCCGAGAGATGCTGCCGCGCATGAAACAGGCCGTGCGGCTCTACGGAGAAAGGCATTCGGACCAGCCTTGGCCCTACTATCTTGCCGCGAGAATGCTCCAGATTGAAGGAGAGCAGGAGAGTGCATCGCTTCTCATGGGCGAGTTCCGCAGGCTCTGCTCCGACGCCGCCTGCCGAAAGCAGGCCGAAGACCTGGGTATTCCGCTCTCGCCCTGACGCGGCGCGGTAGGGCGTGCTTTGCACGCCGTCCGCCGCGTGGAACGGAATCAAGAACCCCGGTTTTGTGAATCCGAGCCACTGCACTACCTGCGGAAGGCGGGACCGACCAGGATGACCGTCGCATTCACCGGAAGCGAAAGCCCGATCTCATCCCCTTGAGCGACGTCTTCTTGTTTGACCTCACCGCTCGCCGGGTCGGCGCGCCACCAAGTGCCCGGAGAACGCACCGACACCCTGCCTGTGTACGTTTGTGTCCCCACATTCACCAGAAGCAGGATCTCGCGGCCATCCCTGGTGAACCGCCCGAGGATGATCCGATCCGACGCCGGTTGAAGTCGGCCACTCGCGCCGGTCTCGTTTTCGCCATCGAATCGGGCCGCTTCGCCCTTCAACTCGTCGCGAACGATCCGCCCGCCGGCATCCCTGAACTTCGCTACGACGCCTGATGCCGCCTCCGGCAACTCTGCACCGTCCGGCAGCACCAGTGCATGAAATGCGTGATCGCGAATCCACAGCTTGCTATCGCGCACCTCGGCCGCCGCCAGCACCTCGTGATCGGCGATCACAAACGGCTGTTGCGAAGTCGCCAGACGCTGCCCCATCCGCATGAATGAGTTCACCAGTCGCTGCGAGTGCTCACATTGCGTCTCCAGTCTCAGCGGCCCGGCTACCGGCAGATAGTCCGCCCACAGGTCATGGATCGGGTAGTACAGGATGACGTCGGGATCGAGCCGGGCATCGCGAAGCAAAGCGTTGAGCCGGCCGACGAAGTCGTTGTACGCCCGATACTCCTGGGCCGGACGCTTCGCACGATCGTAGTAGAGCGTGAACTCGGTCACGCCGAACGCCGCCTGCCATGCTGCGGTTGCCTGCATCTCGGCGAGCGACGCAGGGGGCTTGCCGGCCAGGGTCTGCGAAAAATCGCTCACCTCGGTCATGACGCGACGGCGGCCCTCAATGATCGCCGCCGACGCGGGCAAAACAGCGGCCATCCACCCGCCGTATACAACCGTCTGCGGCCATGAAGACAGCATATCCAGCCCCGGAATGTCCATCCGGCGCAATGCCTCGAGACTGTTGCCGTACAAAGCTGTGTGGCAGATAGGATTCTCCTCCCAGAGAATATGCCCGGAGGATGCAACACGGTGTCGGCGACACCAGTCCTGGATCTGCCCGAAGTACCGCTCGGAAACAAGATCGGCGACTAATCCCCAAAAGCGACGTCGCACCTGCCGATCGGCCTCGGCATCGCCGGTGAACAGGCTGAGGCGCACGACCATGAGGTCCTCGCCATAACGCTTGCGGTACTGGTCGGGCAGGTCGGCAACCCATGGCACCGACGGCAGCGGCTGCACGCCCGGATCCACGGGGT from the Phycisphaerae bacterium genome contains:
- a CDS encoding tetratricopeptide repeat protein — protein: RQLPETVAMAMMAEIEIGRSQYNLAAARLQKLLSYAPESWTAWTNLGVCQVNLGQPGRALESYRTALSINPQAEAAALNLAGLLISRGQGPEAARILVRALADTSDRQTLWTAYDLLVEGGQLAAGADLWAGSLRREPDAADLKCSLAWALLLRQQSNESRKLLNECAGRLENDPVFDAALAMLALGDGDPSPAVKWVESAARAEEGPRREMLPRMKQAVRLYGERHSDQPWPYYLAARMLQIEGEQESASLLMGEFRRLCSDAACRKQAEDLGIPLSP